In Rouxiella sp. WC2420, the following proteins share a genomic window:
- the cydB gene encoding cytochrome d ubiquinol oxidase subunit II, with protein sequence MGIDLPLIWFVIIIFGIMMYVVMDGFDLGIGLLFPFVKKEQDRDVMMNTVAPVWDGNETWLVLGGAGLYGAFPLAYSVILDALAMPLTIMLFGLIFRGVAFEFRFKASEEKRHIWDKSFIWGSVVATFCQGVVLGAFIDGMPVVNRVYAGGAMDWLTPFTVFCGLGLIVAYALLGATWLTMKTEGNLQTRMHDLTKPLLYVLLAVLAVVSIWTPLTHADIAHRWFSTPNLFWFLPVPVLVLLVSFWLIKAVNRNAHYAPFVLTLALVFLGYSGLGISVWPNIIPPSITYWQAASPPASQGFILVGALFIIPIILVYTFWSYYVFRGKVTPDQGYH encoded by the coding sequence ATGGGTATCGATTTGCCGTTGATCTGGTTCGTTATTATCATTTTCGGCATCATGATGTATGTCGTAATGGATGGTTTCGATCTGGGTATTGGTCTGCTGTTTCCTTTTGTTAAAAAGGAACAGGACCGTGATGTGATGATGAACACCGTTGCCCCTGTCTGGGATGGTAACGAAACCTGGCTGGTTCTGGGTGGTGCGGGCCTGTATGGCGCATTCCCACTGGCTTACTCAGTGATTCTTGATGCGCTGGCAATGCCGCTGACTATCATGCTGTTTGGCCTGATTTTCCGTGGTGTCGCCTTTGAGTTCCGCTTCAAGGCGAGCGAAGAGAAGCGTCATATCTGGGACAAATCCTTTATCTGGGGTTCTGTTGTAGCGACCTTCTGCCAGGGTGTCGTTCTGGGTGCTTTCATCGACGGTATGCCGGTTGTTAACCGCGTCTATGCCGGTGGCGCAATGGACTGGCTGACGCCGTTCACTGTGTTCTGTGGCCTGGGTCTGATCGTTGCCTATGCTCTGCTGGGTGCAACCTGGTTGACCATGAAAACCGAAGGCAACCTGCAAACTCGCATGCATGACCTGACTAAGCCACTGCTGTATGTGCTGTTGGCTGTGTTGGCTGTGGTGAGTATCTGGACTCCACTGACTCACGCAGACATCGCGCATCGCTGGTTCAGCACGCCTAACCTGTTCTGGTTCCTGCCAGTGCCGGTATTGGTATTGCTGGTGTCATTCTGGTTGATTAAAGCGGTAAACCGCAACGCTCATTACGCTCCTTTCGTGCTGACTCTGGCACTGGTGTTCCTGGGTTATAGCGGTTTGGGTATCAGCGTGTGGCCGAACATCATTCCACCGTCCATTACCTACTGGCAGGCAGCATCACCGCCAGCGAGCCAAGGGTTTATCCTGGTTGGGGCACTGTTCATCATCCCAATCATCCTGGTTTACACCTTCTGGAGCTACTATGTGTTCCGTGGGAAAGTAACGCCGGATCAGGGTTACCACTGA
- the yegD gene encoding molecular chaperone: MFIGFDYGTANCSVAVMRDNNAELLALENGDAYLPSMLCAPTREAVSECLNRHWQVPTGSEENQQLLRRSVNFNREEDIPVNSNSVLFGLQALSTYMEDPEDVYFVRSPKSFLGANGLKPQQIALFEDLVCAMMFHIKRQAESVLQQTIEQTVIGRPINFQGMGGEEANRQAQGILERAAARAGFRDIAFQFEPVAAGLDFEATLTEDKTVLVVDIGGGTTDCSVLLMGPSWRDKAERQNSLLGHSGCRVGGNDLDIMTAFKQLTPKFGMGSETQKGIAMPSLPYWNAVATNDVPAQVDFYSVANGRLLRDMIRDSSDPSQVKRLLKIHQQRLSYRLVRAAEESKIALSERPSVTAGLEFIEAGLAEEISQQQLSEAIAQPLERIQEQVSLALASSEITPDVIYLTGGSARSPLLRSALQAQLPGIPLVGGNDFGSVTAGLARWAQTLFR; the protein is encoded by the coding sequence ATGTTTATTGGATTTGACTACGGCACGGCAAACTGCTCCGTCGCCGTCATGCGTGATAACAACGCAGAACTTTTAGCGCTGGAAAATGGTGACGCTTATCTACCCTCCATGCTTTGTGCGCCAACGCGTGAAGCAGTGAGTGAATGCCTGAATCGTCACTGGCAAGTACCCACCGGCAGCGAAGAGAACCAACAGCTGTTGCGCCGCAGTGTTAACTTCAACCGCGAAGAAGATATTCCGGTTAACAGCAACAGCGTGCTTTTTGGCTTGCAGGCGCTTTCTACTTATATGGAAGATCCGGAAGACGTGTATTTCGTGCGCTCACCGAAATCCTTCCTGGGCGCCAACGGTCTGAAGCCCCAACAAATTGCGCTGTTTGAAGACTTGGTTTGCGCCATGATGTTCCACATCAAACGCCAGGCCGAATCGGTATTGCAGCAGACTATCGAACAAACCGTGATCGGTCGTCCAATCAACTTCCAGGGCATGGGTGGCGAAGAGGCAAACCGTCAGGCACAGGGTATTCTGGAACGTGCAGCCGCGCGCGCAGGCTTCCGCGATATCGCTTTCCAGTTTGAACCGGTAGCGGCAGGCCTGGACTTCGAGGCCACGCTGACGGAAGACAAAACCGTGTTGGTGGTGGATATCGGCGGCGGTACTACTGACTGCTCGGTACTGCTGATGGGTCCGAGCTGGCGCGACAAGGCCGAGCGTCAGAACAGCCTGCTGGGGCACAGTGGCTGCCGCGTTGGCGGAAACGACCTCGACATCATGACGGCGTTCAAGCAGCTGACGCCAAAGTTTGGCATGGGCAGCGAGACGCAAAAAGGCATCGCCATGCCTTCACTGCCGTATTGGAATGCAGTGGCGACCAATGACGTTCCTGCTCAGGTTGATTTTTACAGCGTCGCCAACGGCCGCTTGTTGCGGGATATGATCCGTGATTCCTCAGACCCGAGTCAGGTTAAGCGCCTGTTGAAGATCCACCAGCAGCGACTGAGCTATCGTCTGGTGCGCGCGGCGGAAGAGAGCAAAATAGCGCTGTCTGAACGACCAAGCGTGACCGCAGGGTTGGAGTTTATTGAAGCCGGATTAGCAGAAGAAATCAGCCAGCAGCAGCTTAGCGAAGCGATTGCCCAGCCGCTGGAACGGATCCAGGAACAGGTCAGCCTCGCGCTTGCCAGCAGCGAAATTACTCCGGACGTTATCTATCTTACCGGCGGAAGTGCGCGATCGCCTCTGCTGCGCAGTGCGTTGCAGGCACAGTTGCCAGGCATCCCGCTGGTCGGTGGCAATGATTTCGGCTCGGTCACCGCCGGTCTGGCGCGTTGGGCACAAACGCTGTTCCGTTAA
- a CDS encoding cytochrome ubiquinol oxidase subunit I, with the protein MFGLTALDLARAQFAFTVSFHIIFPAITIGLASFLAVLEGLWLKTKQDSYRDLYHFWSKIFAVNFGMGVVSGLVMAYQFGTNWSGFSDFAGNITGPLLTYEVLTAFFLEAGFLGVMLFGWNRVGPGLHFFSTCMVALGTIFSTFWILASNSFMHTPQGYSIVNGLIVPVDWLKVIFNPSFPYRLFHMSIAAFLASAFFVASAAAYHLLRGNDTPATRKMFSMAMWMALIVSPIQAGVGDAHGLNTLKYEPAKIAAIEGHWENTDNKPSPLVLVGWPDMKAEETKYKIEIPDLGSIILTHSLTHQIPPLKSFAPEDRPNSTIIFWTFRVMAGLGMLMILSGFVGLYMRKRGKLYTNKTFLRFMLLMGPSGLIALLAGWITTEVGRQPWVVYGLQRTKDAVSAHGVVHMSITLIAFVVIYCSVFGVGYGYMMRLIKKGPEAHEGEHHEDGGPGKHRTPARPLSAVNEKLDSRS; encoded by the coding sequence ATGTTTGGCTTAACTGCACTGGATCTTGCAAGGGCCCAGTTCGCCTTTACTGTGTCTTTTCACATAATTTTCCCAGCGATCACCATAGGTTTGGCGAGTTTTCTGGCTGTGCTCGAAGGGCTCTGGCTGAAAACAAAACAAGATTCCTACCGTGATTTATACCATTTCTGGTCCAAAATCTTCGCCGTAAACTTTGGTATGGGCGTTGTTTCTGGTCTGGTTATGGCCTATCAATTTGGTACTAACTGGAGCGGATTCTCTGATTTCGCCGGTAACATCACAGGTCCCCTGTTGACCTATGAAGTACTGACCGCATTCTTCCTGGAAGCTGGCTTCCTGGGCGTTATGCTGTTCGGCTGGAACCGCGTTGGACCAGGTCTGCACTTCTTCTCTACCTGCATGGTAGCGTTGGGTACAATCTTCTCCACCTTCTGGATCCTGGCGTCAAACAGCTTCATGCACACGCCACAGGGCTACAGCATCGTTAACGGTCTGATTGTTCCTGTTGATTGGCTGAAAGTTATTTTCAACCCATCGTTCCCGTACCGCTTGTTCCACATGAGTATTGCGGCGTTCCTGGCTTCTGCCTTCTTTGTCGCCTCTGCTGCTGCTTACCACCTGCTGCGCGGAAACGACACGCCTGCAACACGCAAAATGTTCTCCATGGCAATGTGGATGGCGCTGATCGTTTCTCCTATCCAGGCAGGTGTGGGTGATGCTCACGGTCTGAATACCCTGAAATACGAGCCGGCTAAAATCGCAGCGATTGAAGGCCACTGGGAAAATACAGACAACAAACCTTCTCCGCTGGTATTGGTTGGTTGGCCTGACATGAAGGCTGAAGAGACTAAGTACAAGATTGAAATTCCCGATCTGGGAAGCATCATCTTGACGCACAGCCTGACCCATCAGATCCCGCCACTTAAGTCTTTCGCACCTGAAGATCGTCCTAACTCGACCATCATCTTCTGGACATTCCGCGTCATGGCGGGTCTGGGCATGCTGATGATTCTGTCTGGCTTTGTTGGTCTTTACATGCGTAAACGCGGCAAGCTGTACACCAACAAAACATTCCTGCGCTTCATGCTGCTAATGGGACCTTCTGGTCTGATTGCTCTGCTGGCTGGTTGGATTACGACTGAAGTTGGTCGTCAGCCTTGGGTTGTTTATGGCCTGCAACGCACCAAAGACGCGGTTTCAGCGCACGGTGTTGTTCACATGAGTATCACCCTGATCGCTTTCGTTGTGATCTATTGTTCAGTATTCGGCGTCGGCTACGGCTACATGATGCGTCTGATCAAGAAAGGTCCTGAAGCTCACGAGGGTGAACATCATGAAGACGGTGGTCCGGGTAAACATCGTACCCCTGCTCGTCCTCTGTCTGCAGTAAATGAAAAACTAGATTCCAGGAGCTAA
- the alkA gene encoding DNA-3-methyladenine glycosylase 2, which translates to MTEQGVTASGWLSWRPLEHEGTVELEVSDSLEPHIQSVVRRVRHLLDLDANPQLIAEALGLFGDDVAGMRMPGCIDNFELTVRAILGQLVSVKMAATFCARLAELCGEPVVTPFTGLTRLFPTAQRVASLSVEQLRAIGVQAKRAACLIGVAQAVQNGELPLYDIEDSREGIKRLVAMPGIGAWTANYVAMRAWGERDIFLHSDYLIKQRFPNMTPTTISRYAEIWKPWRSYATLLIWNNPNWKPQ; encoded by the coding sequence ATAACAGAGCAGGGCGTGACGGCCAGTGGCTGGCTGAGCTGGCGGCCGCTGGAGCATGAGGGCACGGTGGAGCTGGAAGTTTCTGATTCATTGGAGCCGCATATCCAAAGCGTTGTCCGGCGAGTCAGGCATCTGCTGGATTTAGATGCCAATCCGCAGCTGATAGCCGAGGCGTTGGGGCTGTTTGGCGACGATGTTGCAGGCATGCGCATGCCAGGCTGTATCGATAACTTTGAGCTGACGGTGCGCGCAATTCTCGGCCAGCTGGTGAGCGTTAAAATGGCGGCAACTTTCTGCGCCCGCCTGGCAGAACTCTGCGGAGAACCGGTTGTTACGCCGTTTACAGGACTGACGCGATTATTTCCCACCGCACAGCGCGTTGCCAGCCTCAGCGTAGAGCAGCTGCGCGCCATCGGTGTTCAGGCCAAGCGCGCGGCCTGCCTGATTGGAGTGGCTCAGGCAGTACAAAACGGCGAGTTACCGCTTTATGATATCGAGGACAGCCGTGAAGGTATAAAACGGCTGGTAGCGATGCCGGGCATTGGCGCATGGACCGCCAACTACGTCGCGATGCGTGCATGGGGTGAAAGAGATATATTTTTACATAGCGATTATTTAATTAAGCAAAGATTTCCAAATATGACGCCAACAACCATAAGTCGCTATGCGGAAATTTGGAAACCCTGGAGAAGTTATGCGACGTTGCTTATTTGGAATAACCCTAATTGGAAACCACAATAA
- the mgtE gene encoding magnesium transporter → MSAVKQQNHSQKLAQVRHHILDLLLNNDDLADSILGEKTPESLNSELMDQTADLRASIAPLHAADLADILEALPEHQRLALWSLVDISARGKALVEVSETVWDSLIEEMSDKDLLRAISLLDLDDQVYLAEHLPRDLTGRVLTALEPRQREKVREVMKFGKTSVGRIMDFELLTIRADVTLATVQRYLRFRKIIPKGSDKLFVTDRNNLLLGELPLTIVLLNAPLHRVAEVMNDDPTSFSPNDKADDAAGAFERYDLITAPVVDLKGKLMGRLTVESIVDFVNEDSDTNIRRMGGLSPEEDVFSPVGKAVKNRWAWLAINLCTAFVASRVIGLFEHTISVLVALAALMPIVAGIGGNTGNQTITMIVRGLALHQVQLSNMPFLLLRELGVALINGLIWGGLMGVVTWLLYGNLAMGAVMTLAMVLNLLVAALMGVLIPLTMVRLGRDPALGASVMITALTDTGGFFIFLGLATLFLL, encoded by the coding sequence ATGTCAGCAGTAAAACAACAAAACCACTCTCAAAAATTGGCGCAAGTGCGCCACCATATTCTTGATTTACTGTTAAACAATGACGATCTGGCCGACAGCATTCTCGGCGAAAAGACACCCGAAAGCCTCAATTCTGAATTAATGGACCAAACCGCTGACCTCCGCGCCAGCATCGCCCCGCTCCACGCCGCCGACCTTGCCGATATCCTTGAAGCCTTGCCTGAACACCAGCGCCTTGCGTTATGGAGCCTGGTTGATATCAGCGCGCGCGGTAAAGCTCTGGTAGAAGTTTCCGAGACGGTCTGGGACAGCCTGATTGAGGAAATGAGCGATAAAGACCTGCTGCGTGCCATTTCGCTGCTAGACCTCGATGACCAGGTTTATCTTGCCGAGCATTTGCCGCGTGACCTGACCGGGCGCGTGCTGACGGCGCTGGAACCGCGTCAGCGAGAAAAAGTCCGTGAGGTGATGAAGTTTGGCAAAACCTCGGTCGGCAGAATTATGGATTTTGAGCTACTGACCATCAGAGCAGATGTCACACTGGCCACCGTTCAGCGTTACCTGCGTTTTAGGAAAATTATTCCTAAAGGTAGCGACAAGCTGTTTGTCACCGACCGCAATAACCTGTTGCTCGGCGAGCTGCCATTGACGATAGTGTTGCTCAACGCGCCGCTGCATCGTGTCGCCGAGGTCATGAATGATGATCCGACCAGCTTCAGTCCTAACGACAAGGCCGATGACGCCGCCGGCGCTTTTGAACGGTATGATCTGATAACTGCGCCGGTAGTAGATCTGAAAGGCAAACTCATGGGCCGCCTGACTGTAGAGTCAATCGTCGATTTCGTGAATGAAGATTCCGACACCAACATTCGCCGCATGGGCGGTTTAAGCCCGGAAGAAGATGTGTTCTCGCCGGTCGGCAAAGCGGTGAAAAATCGCTGGGCCTGGCTTGCCATCAATCTTTGCACTGCCTTCGTGGCGTCGCGGGTGATTGGGCTGTTCGAGCATACAATTTCCGTACTGGTTGCGCTGGCCGCATTAATGCCGATTGTCGCCGGTATTGGTGGAAATACCGGTAATCAGACCATCACCATGATTGTGCGCGGTCTGGCGCTGCATCAGGTGCAGTTAAGCAATATGCCGTTCCTGCTGCTCAGGGAGTTGGGCGTTGCGCTGATCAATGGCCTGATTTGGGGCGGATTAATGGGGGTGGTGACCTGGCTGCTGTACGGTAATTTGGCAATGGGCGCGGTGATGACGCTGGCAATGGTGTTGAATTTGCTGGTCGCCGCGCTGATGGGCGTACTCATTCCATTAACAATGGTGCGTTTAGGACGAGACCCGGCGTTGGGAGCAAGCGTGATGATTACCGCACTGACCGACACTGGAGGATTCTTTATCTTCCTCGGCCTGGCAACCCTCTTCCTGCTGTAA
- a CDS encoding DUF2474 domain-containing protein, producing MKSLINIQQMDDNTVPAKSVPFWKKVSWLVLIYGGSVFALFVVACAFHILMFAAGMRTHS from the coding sequence ATGAAAAGTCTTATTAATATTCAACAGATGGATGACAACACCGTACCGGCCAAAAGTGTCCCCTTCTGGAAAAAGGTTTCATGGTTAGTTTTGATCTACGGTGGCAGCGTTTTTGCCCTGTTCGTCGTAGCCTGTGCCTTCCATATTTTGATGTTTGCAGCGGGTATGAGAACACACAGCTAA
- the mdtD gene encoding multidrug transporter subunit MdtD yields the protein MTEASGTTLPISVRWQLWIVAFGFFMQSLDTTIVNTALPSMATSLGVNPLQMHSVVVAYVLTVAVMLPASGWLADKVGVKWVFFSAIILFTLGSLFCAQSSTLQQLVMSRVLQGIGGAMMVPVGRLTVLKIVPRSEYMAAMTFVTLPGQIGPLMGPALGGFLVQYASWHWIFLINLPVGLAGAIATLTLMPNYKMQTRRFDISGFFMLAVCMATLTLALEGNKGLNLSPLALALLVIIGIAALGSYWLHARGNLSALFSLRLFHTRTFSIGLTGSFLGRIGSGMLPFMTPVFLQLGMGFTPFHAGLMMIPMVLGSMGMKRIVVRLVNRLGYRKALVSATLLLSVITLCMPLVAIYGAYWMIPVVLFFQGMVNSLRFSSMNTLTLKDLPPRLASSGNSLLSMIMQLSMSLGVSVAGILIGLFAHQQINPGSAAMQSAFIYCYICMTLIIAFPAWIFLRVPDESQTNALADRRHNASASSDPMRKS from the coding sequence ATGACTGAAGCTTCCGGAACTACCCTACCCATTTCAGTGCGCTGGCAACTATGGATCGTTGCCTTCGGCTTCTTTATGCAATCTCTTGATACCACTATCGTCAACACAGCCTTACCCTCGATGGCCACCAGTCTTGGCGTAAACCCTCTGCAGATGCACAGCGTAGTGGTGGCTTATGTGCTCACTGTCGCCGTAATGCTGCCCGCCAGCGGCTGGTTGGCGGACAAGGTCGGCGTAAAATGGGTGTTCTTCTCGGCAATTATCCTGTTTACGCTGGGTTCTCTGTTTTGCGCGCAGTCGTCCACGCTGCAACAGCTGGTGATGTCGCGGGTGCTGCAAGGTATTGGCGGCGCGATGATGGTGCCGGTCGGGCGGCTGACGGTGTTAAAAATTGTGCCGCGCAGTGAATATATGGCGGCGATGACTTTTGTGACTCTGCCGGGGCAGATTGGCCCGTTAATGGGTCCGGCGCTGGGCGGTTTTCTGGTCCAGTACGCCAGCTGGCACTGGATTTTCCTGATTAATCTACCGGTTGGCCTGGCCGGAGCTATCGCCACCCTAACCCTGATGCCCAACTATAAAATGCAGACCCGGCGCTTTGATATCAGCGGCTTCTTCATGCTGGCGGTTTGCATGGCGACGCTGACTCTGGCATTGGAGGGTAACAAGGGACTCAACCTGTCACCGCTGGCTCTGGCACTGCTGGTAATTATTGGCATTGCCGCGCTGGGCAGTTACTGGCTGCACGCGCGCGGCAATCTCTCGGCGCTGTTTTCTCTGCGCCTTTTTCACACTCGCACCTTTTCTATTGGTCTGACCGGAAGTTTCCTTGGCCGTATCGGTAGCGGGATGCTGCCGTTTATGACTCCGGTTTTCCTGCAGCTGGGTATGGGATTTACCCCTTTCCATGCCGGTTTGATGATGATCCCGATGGTATTGGGCAGCATGGGTATGAAGCGTATCGTCGTCCGGCTGGTCAACAGGCTGGGGTATCGCAAAGCGCTGGTCAGCGCCACGCTGCTGCTGTCAGTGATCACGCTGTGTATGCCGCTGGTGGCTATTTACGGCGCTTACTGGATGATTCCGGTGGTGCTGTTCTTCCAGGGCATGGTCAACTCGCTGCGCTTCTCGTCGATGAATACCCTGACGCTGAAAGACTTGCCGCCGCGTCTTGCCAGCAGCGGCAACAGCCTGCTGTCAATGATTATGCAGCTGTCGATGAGCCTTGGGGTTAGCGTGGCGGGAATCCTGATTGGCCTGTTTGCCCATCAGCAAATCAACCCCGGCAGCGCCGCGATGCAAAGCGCCTTTATTTACTGTTATATCTGCATGACGCTGATTATCGCGTTCCCTGCCTGGATTTTCCTGCGCGTACCGGATGAATCACAGACTAACGCCCTGGCCGACCGCCGTCATAATGCGTCCGCCTCCTCAGACCCTATGAGAAAATCATGA
- a CDS encoding DUF2946 family protein — translation MSLILINSSRSFSPAWWGIFAILIVLFAPAISRSLEHFTLGAAKTSATTDSMASFVSGADRVIATGMKDHQSSISEQLGRMQMQLNASANDVSMHEDLSYSYCALIDQMAIISLGNVMLQLSGNLRAFIPREHFDSPLFSFFKQAEFQPRAPPF, via the coding sequence GTGTCTTTAATCCTGATCAATTCTTCTCGAAGTTTCTCACCCGCGTGGTGGGGTATCTTCGCGATACTCATTGTATTGTTTGCTCCGGCGATCTCGAGATCTCTGGAACACTTTACCTTGGGCGCTGCGAAAACGTCGGCAACGACGGATTCAATGGCGAGCTTTGTCTCAGGAGCAGACCGCGTAATTGCCACGGGCATGAAAGACCATCAGTCATCAATCTCAGAACAACTTGGCCGCATGCAAATGCAGCTGAACGCGTCGGCGAATGATGTCTCGATGCATGAAGATTTATCCTACTCATATTGTGCATTAATTGACCAAATGGCTATAATCAGTTTGGGAAATGTAATGCTTCAGTTGTCGGGTAACCTCAGAGCTTTTATACCCAGAGAACATTTCGATTCTCCACTGTTTAGCTTCTTTAAACAGGCGGAGTTTCAACCCCGCGCACCACCGTTTTAA
- a CDS encoding YfgG family protein has translation MRKKNNISMTKIVLAISFIILIGRLIYAGIGSYSHHQNQKQVPAQTEQSVAPTVAQNQPDKMP, from the coding sequence ATGCGTAAAAAAAATAACATAAGCATGACAAAAATCGTTCTGGCGATAAGCTTTATTATCTTGATTGGCCGTCTGATTTACGCCGGGATAGGATCGTATTCTCATCATCAAAACCAGAAACAGGTACCAGCACAGACTGAGCAAAGCGTTGCCCCTACGGTAGCGCAAAACCAGCCTGATAAAATGCCCTGA
- a CDS encoding aldo/keto reductase — protein sequence MSKRELGRSGIQVPLLTFGGNVFGWTIDQSTSFSVLDALLEHQLNFIDTADVYSRWAEGNQGGESETIIGNWLKKSGKRDKIVLATKVGMEMGDGQKGLSPSYIRQSVENSLKRLQTDYIDLYQAHKDDEDTPLSDTLETFNALIKEGKVRAIGGSNYSATRFAEALKVSKEQGFARYETLQPEYNLYDRKDYESGLEKVASENSVGVINYYSLASGFLSGKYRSKEDASKSKRGQGVVDKYLNDRGHKIIQALDAVAEKHRASPTQVSLAWLIARPSVTAPIVSATSLKQIDELALATKLKLDHGDIEALDKASAWK from the coding sequence ATGAGTAAAAGAGAATTGGGTCGTTCCGGTATTCAGGTTCCACTGCTGACCTTCGGCGGCAATGTGTTTGGCTGGACCATCGACCAATCAACCTCTTTTAGCGTTCTCGATGCGCTATTGGAACACCAGCTTAATTTCATTGATACCGCCGATGTTTATTCGCGTTGGGCAGAAGGAAATCAGGGCGGAGAGTCGGAAACCATTATCGGTAACTGGCTGAAGAAAAGCGGCAAACGCGACAAAATTGTTCTGGCGACCAAGGTCGGCATGGAAATGGGGGACGGGCAAAAAGGCCTCTCGCCAAGCTATATCCGCCAGTCGGTGGAAAACTCGCTCAAGCGTTTGCAAACTGATTATATCGACCTGTATCAGGCGCACAAAGACGATGAGGACACCCCATTATCCGATACCCTGGAAACTTTCAATGCGCTGATTAAAGAAGGTAAAGTGCGCGCTATTGGCGGTTCCAACTATAGCGCAACACGCTTTGCAGAAGCGCTGAAGGTGTCTAAAGAGCAAGGTTTTGCACGCTACGAGACGCTACAGCCGGAATACAATCTCTACGATCGTAAAGACTATGAGTCTGGTCTGGAGAAAGTCGCGAGCGAAAACAGCGTTGGCGTGATCAACTATTACTCGTTGGCGAGTGGTTTCCTGTCAGGTAAATACCGCAGTAAAGAAGATGCCAGCAAGAGTAAGCGCGGTCAGGGCGTGGTCGATAAGTACCTAAACGATCGCGGGCACAAGATTATTCAGGCTCTGGATGCTGTCGCCGAGAAACATCGCGCTTCTCCGACTCAGGTATCCCTCGCCTGGCTGATCGCTCGTCCGAGCGTTACCGCGCCTATCGTCAGCGCAACTTCATTAAAGCAGATTGACGAACTGGCATTGGCCACCAAGCTGAAGCTGGATCACGGTGATATTGAAGCTCTGGATAAAGCCAGCGCCTGGAAGTAA